In Cicer arietinum cultivar CDC Frontier isolate Library 1 chromosome 7, Cicar.CDCFrontier_v2.0, whole genome shotgun sequence, the genomic window ACTTAGTTCATGAGATGAAACAACATAGTTTCTAGGGGAAATCATAGTCTCACTTGCATCCACATTTAATTTTGGACGGATAaaatctttcctattgatcgtGTCAGCTTGCAACTCATCTCGAGAAAAATCTGCTACAAAGTCCGGTCCGAGCTGCAAGATTTTCACTACATTAGCACACCGTGATGGACCCATGTTAAGTACTGATTTAAAAAAAGTGACATGAAATAGAACATTTAAAGGAAGAGCTATGATGGGGCATTTAACTTTCATGACACAGGTCTAAGTTACacttgaaatttgaattttactaCTTCATGTAAGTCTTGCAAAATTTGGTTGAACTTGCATAAGTTTCAACCAATAAAAGAGCATATATTCAAAAAAGTTTGTCAATTGTTAACAAATATGTTTATAGCTAACCAAAAATGTATCAGTTTATGCAATGAAAGACATAATAATAAAGCAAATCACAACAAGCAAAATCCAAGACAATGTTATGTGCCTTTGGAATCACAACGATACTAGAAGATGCAGAAATAAATACTCATGCAATGCTTGCCTCAAGAAGCTCAGGCAGAGTTCTTTCTGGGCTAGATTCATTCATGTTTAACCCCAATCTCTCAAGTTCAACTTCAAGCTCAGCTTCAATTTTTCTCATAGATTCTGAATTTTCTTCTTCATATGAGTCTTTGCAGCCAATTATTGGACAGTTTTCTGTGTGGTTTTCAGGGGGAAGTACATTTAGCTCCTTATTATCACAGAAAGAGTGGGCACACGTATCCTGCAATCCATAATTTTCGCTACATAACTCCTTCACGGTCATTGAATCTTTCATTTCAAGTTCCACTTGTAGATCTTGAACCAAGTTTTCAGTCTGCTTCAACAACTCTCTTAACTTTCCCATTTCCCTTCTGTTTGCTAAGATGGAAGTTATTATCCCAAAAGAAATTCCAAGACTGAATAGAAATGTTGTATCTGATGATTATAAGTATATGTCAAAAGAGTAGTTTCATGCAAAACAAaccataaaataaatcaatggcTACAGGCTTGATATATTAATCATATGATACACTGTTTATTACAAAATGTTACCAAATAGTGGGTATCGAGGCGCTCTAGCACTGCAGCGTAACAAGATTTGaacaaatatctattttttgtgATATGCATTTGACAACATTGATATTAACTCATGCAATAAAGAACAATCTACGTAACCAATATGCTAAGATCAAATGATAAAACCCTTTCCTAATTAATGTTGGAAATGCAATTTTAGGAAATAAATCAGTTCATTTCCCTCTCTGGACCAAATCAACATCAATTATGAAGCAGTTGTCACGAAAAGTTGGGATGTGCATTAAGAAACAAAGATTCTTTATCATCCTTCCAATATGTGAGTTTAAACCAGCCCAAAAATCCATTTGATTTTCAAATGACTGATAATACATGAATCTCATTCTCTAAGACCAGTCAAGTGTATGCAAAATATACACCTCAGATAGAGAATTCACaggaatataaaaaaaaaaaatactaaaatgatGAGACTGAAAAATCTTCCCAGAACCAAATACCTtgtttttataaacaatttaattaaatatttatcacattagtatttatgtataagttatttctataacaaaagataaaataaaatataattgttttcatattaactctaaattgttttaattagcTATCTTGAAGAGCTTCCAGAGAAATAAGTTCTTCCAAATAGTCTCTTAAGTGATTATGTCATTAGATAacctcaaataaaaaaatccaaacaTATTTGTGAATAAAGAACCATACCATGTTGAGTACTCTGGTGATCCCCATCTTCAATTCGATTGAAATTTGATGCATAAGAAAAGGCATCACTTTCATTGCAATCCCTTAAGCATCTTAGCCCTTTGTTATTACAAACATCTAAAGCCCTAATTCTATCTAGAGAAGAAACATGGTTGCCTATTTCATCTTTCAATGCTTGATTCTTAAAACTAGAACCCTCACAAGACAAATAATTAGATGCAATTTTTGAAAGCCTAGTGAAGTATTTAGCTAAGCAACCAGCTCCAGCAAAAGCTGCAACAATCCATAAATCCATTTTGGCTTTTCCACAAACACACACTAAACtctacaaaacaaaaaacgaTCCATAACAAAAAACTAACAACTTTAAGTGGTAAACTAACAGTGAAAAAAATCTATGGTTttgattctaaaaaaatataaatatgataacCGCCTTTTGAGGAAGGGGAGGATCCAAAGAACAATGAAGAATAAGGATTTATTGTTTTGATTCGACCATCCAACTGCACTACACCTAATCAACAATTTTTccataaattcattttaaaaggTCTATATTCCCcctaaaatgtatttaatttaactaataataacACTATTGGAAATGGAACACCGGTAAAAACACCATTAGTGCActgttaattataataatttaaaaaaaaaaaaaaaaatacccacTTTGACATTAGTATGAGCAACTTTGTTCAATGGACGTATTTGGTCTAAAATGTTTGCATTAATTTAAGTGGTTGTTATCCATTATTTTCATTTGTGGCCAATGAATAGGAAGTTTGGAGGTGATTGAGACCCTTTCATTGAGTTATTACTTGAAAGCTTGGGAAAACTTCTACAAATATTGAAGAtccattgaaaaataattaaggcGCGGAAGGTTTAACTTGACGGTGTAGTTAAAGGTATTgtcattttaaattgttttactaCTATTTGGTTTGGTTGCTATTATCGTTGAATTGTGATATTGAATAGAGATTGAGTACCTTgcgtgtttgatttttttttttaattattaaaaatggtattcattatttaaattgataaaagatATAAGATCGAAAATAATAcaacttaaaataattaaaattaaaaataaaaatatgtaaataaatttataatatttaaattaataacacaaaatgataaaatattacaccaacaaaaccaaattaattaaatggttCATTAATcaaatcacatatttaaaataattcagttaatcaaatctaatttaaaaatcagtttaataattttaaaacttttttaacttcaattaatttttttttctcttagaaagcttttgaattatttttttctcaaaaagaaaatatagaaactttttttaaaataattatttttttctttgaaaaactattgagaaaaaaataaaaaacatatttttgtaaaatatttttgatttagaaaataatcaatttttttatatttatttttcttgaaaaactttggccaaaagaattttgaattttttatttcaaaaaataatcgaAACCTTTTatcttgaaaaaagtttttattaaaaaattttttatatctatttttctcgaaaaaaaaatcaacattttcttttttaaagaattttgaaattcttttttcatagaaaaagtgcaaaatatattttaactaaaaatttgtttaaaatattaaattgatttatatttataaatcagttTTAAATCGATTCAAAATTGCACTGAACTTCATtcaaatgtaatttttaaaaattaaattaaaccattaattttatctaattttattcAGTTTTTACACTATAAATACATCTACGTATAAATAAGACTATCTATAATAAattcaatagaaaaaatataaagtcaCTTAAGTGAAATCTAACCCATAATTAGAGAAAAGTGACATGTGTTAACTgatctaataattaaaaaaagacagTGCTGATAGAAAATATGCTAGTATGAGTATAAAGATGAATGCTCATTGATATTATTGATATGaaaattgtgatgttataattCTTTTCTTTATGTATTTTCCTTTCAAGACTATTTAATTCTTCTTTCTACATACACTAAAAATGAGACTAATCCAATCAAATAATCTTCTATGTTTTGATGtatttacaatatttatttttaatttgttaattaatgataatttttttgaaggaactaattaataataactgataatttattttacactaaaaaaataaactgactatatgttttttttttaccaataagTTGAATATGTTAAACTTATCAAGTTGTGTAGTTTGTGACAAAAAAGTTGTGTATTTTCTTAATTGTTTAGTTAGTATTAATATTATGTTGAATAATGTTATTAAAACacaaaattttgatataaatatagtattttaatatattataaaaaataaaatatgatctcattatattttatataatattgtatgtatgttatatttttatgttaaattatgTTCTAATAATATTACTCAATTATGATAATTCCGTTAATACGAATCTTGATAATGAATTAGTAGATGGTTATTGTAAATGGAACTTGTTGTtcttaggttttttttttacttaatactTAAAAGTGTAAAAACTTCAACTTAAAATTCCAATGGGGTTCATCATCTGTATTActtaactataaaattttatcctATGCTCCAGAATTATACTACtactctataaataaataaaataaaagtaaaaaatattattattttgaaaattaaaaaacttttaaaaaatttctcgttaaattaatttaaaaaaaaacacaaattgtcAAAATCTATATCGAAAAActtaattaagatttttgtacatatttgtgttttaaaaaattcaaacattaaATTTTTCATAACACAATTGAAGATGgtccaataaaataataaaataatgttttctgattttttatttatttaaaaaagataaaataaataattcatgtaaAATATGTGATAGAAGTATAATCATGacatataagataaaaaaattcctTTATGTAACTTATTAAAcccaataaattaataaattttagattcAATTCTTATGTGTTCATGGGTCTATTCACttaataaaacttattttctctcctccatTCGtctaaaaaaatctcaaaaattgttctgaCTAACCCGGAGATTTATTTTACAGGTCTATATTGATAAATTCgaacatatatttttgtatatttgagAATATTAAAAGATGAAAGAAGAATGTTACTGTGTCCATTGAATCACTTCAAACTCATTTTTCATAttaacctaattttttttttgttctctaTAAAACAAATGATAAATATCACCATAAATTCACACAAGTATgagattttaaattcaaatttaaaataagatatccAAGATAACAATATTGATAGTTATCAATTAAGATAAAACTTAATACCATTGACACAAACTTTTTATTAGTGtccaaattaaaaacaataataatcataaaGACCCCTTGtgatgtaaaaataattaaatacttaaaataatttacaaattcaCACGTTCCAGTTGTCTCTTCTCTCTTTTAGTCCAAAGATTTCCTCTCTTAAaacatcttaaaaaaaatgtaaaataagtTATTAAGAACGTTTAGCAAGATACATAAGTTAGAAGTCAAAGAATGTTgcaattattgatatttttaaattatcatcatgccgttgatttattttatttgtaagccacattcctaaaaaataaaacaaggtAGCGTTACAATGCGGCATGCCACCTTCACAAAATACTCTCTCTTTTGAAAGGTTGTGTTGAGGCACATGCGCTGGAAAGTTAAGAACTTAGAACACATATTGAAAATCCATAGCAAAGTAGTCAAAGTCAAAGGTATAGGAGGCTACATTGCAAATTACCATTTGTAAATGTAAACATTTGCCTCACTATTAAgattatgaaaattaaatttgactATTGATTTCATAATAGAAATGTTTTAATATACCTGATAACTTacaaaacttttttatataatatttcattattattctTTAGTTAATTTTCTAACAACTATAAAACAAATTCCACATCTCAAATAGTATGAAAAGAAAATTGCTTCGTACATAATTGTAGAAATTTAATTAGGTTAATCTCCTTACaatttctaaattataaaattaaatgctCCATTCAATTATTTGCTCGGTCAtaattaagaaaacaaaaagatgataaatttttgtaagtTATACTTaactacattattattattattattattattattattattattattattattattattattattaaaatgaaaaaaagagtGAGAAACTTTTTAGAGGTTTCACATAAACACAATCCTAGCTTAAGAATGactcaaatttaatttacataatAACTAGGGATAGTATCCGTGCAACggatttgtttatattttacacaaataatttgaattaatattttttatataatataaaaaaatatttaaaaatatatatttgtttttaataagcAATAtgtaatttcttaaaaaaaatatgtttattataaattaattaattataatatttgttgaACACATGTAATGATATTTTTGAGTAATTTAGGGAattgattttatgtttttataaaataattctttaattttattttgaacacttttattattattattattattattattattattataatcaatATTATAATAGTTTGCAAATATTTATTTGTGAGAGAGTGAAACAGTTTTGTAAAGTTTTTTTTAGCAAGATTCTAATTCTCTCATAAACAATTGCAAATTCGTCATTAacgttatttttattaataataattttctccTTCTCCGATTTAAAAAAGATCAAGAGGGTTGTTTttgactaaattttttaaagatgaaACATAAGCTAGTTAGATGAcactgaaaaaaaaataatgtctcGAGaggaaatatattatatatccaTAATTATTCATTCAGTGTTAGTCACAGTAAACATAATTCAttctataattataatttaattttaaattcagaAAGAAAATGctctaataataaaatattgtttagtGATGTTCTAGTCATAAACTTAAAATGacatttatatatgtataaacTTTAAATTGTATTCAAATATATGGATATgtcatttattaatattaagagATAAACCAAAgcttacattaataatatagtCTATAAACTTTAAAACTTTTTggctcaataaaaaaaaaatcttaaaaataagaaaactaTCAATGCAAGGAGAACCCTTCCAAGAAACAATTATTTCAATCGGCAAAATTAGTAATagttaaatttacaaaattaacaaTGTTTTTCCTAAATATTCTGTTTCATAACTTAAACTCCTAAATATTTTGCTTCATAACTTAAACAATGACCTTAACAAATCCAAGTGTTATACTCTCTCAATCAGCTATGGATTgcacaattttaaaaatctaaaaattccAACAATAATGTTTGTTTGAATGAAGATAAAATTTCAAGAGCATATATAAAGTAATAAGAGGAAAAAAACTATGTTATCAAATAAACTATAGATTATAATTTGTAGgataaattatgaatttcaactTCTAAGTATTTGTAGATATGTCAACCCAAATACATAAAACTTATCCAAACCTAGCACAAACACACCATTTCGGtgctaaacataaaataaaatatattttgtcacTATGTATTTACAAAGCATATAACAAATCTAAAATTTGACTAGAACAAAAACTTACATATCAACTTATGTCTTGTTTTATCTTTACATTGGTTGTATTTTTAGTTAGTATTATTACAATCCTCTTTTGCCTTTAGCCACCACTGTTGAGAAAGCTTATATAGACATTCTTCATTGGGTTTAGGCAATTGAAAAGTTGATGTTAATCACTAATTGgaagagttaaaaaaaatcacgaCTTTTAATACACCattcttaataatattttaataataattgaagtttaaaaaattattagtaataCTTATTAGGAGTTATAAaaattaggctaaattacatttgtggtcccttaacttaatttcaggtaacgttttagtctttatttttttttttccgatttagtcctttattcctaaaaatatcaaataaagtatgaaaatatgagtttatttgaagatttgcgttacgaattcgatgaaatttgtattatattgaagaatataattaattttatgagttttgattgaattttttttttgaatttttgtataaaaaatgataccattgttgaaattttaaaatataaaatatcaaattgtcacttaaaattaaaataaaggaccaagtcggaaaaaaaaaagataaaagactaaaacgttacctgaaattaagttaaaggaccacaaatgtaatttaacctaaaaattaatatgaaatttgAGAGGTGAATATTGGAGGAGTTTAAcctttcaaattcaatattattttttgtaactCCAAAATAGtaattactattaatttttaaaacttactaaaatagaattgaaggagttaaaaaattaatatataatatatgtaatGTCAATAAAgtacattaatattattattaaaattatattttttagagttAACATATTTTATGGGTTAcaatatatgaattatattaaacaGTATCTATTTCATTTTAGTGTAACTTTACCTTTACATTTGTCGCTTTTTTTCTCTACGTCCCCTCATATTCTTGTGTTTTCTCCTTTTATTTAATCTAACTTTAGCTTTAGAAAAAAATTCTCACACCCTGTActtgactatatatatatatatatatatatatatatattatatttttgataatttgatttttgtttttatagtttatattattttctttttaatcgATTTATACtatgatttttatataaaattatttcattatgcAACTTTTACACGttaaaatatctcaattttttAGACAATAAACAAtctcatttttatataaattaattattgtttttaattcaattataacacaataataattaacaaaaataacaaagGATGTGAGTTTTACcttgaaatacattaattagTATTATTAGATAGAATAATAGACGGtggaaaatatttttagaggTGACACATTGGTTTTATGAATATAAACCACTAAAAGTCATATTTTATGTGAGGGTGACAAGGTTTTCATAGAGGAGGAAGGTTGTGCAAGGATGCCACATCAGCACAATACATGCTTAAGATTCAACCAAACTAGCAAAATACTTTAAGATTCACCCAAATTTAGAATACATAAtaatatatagatatagatagATCATAGATAGAGGGTAGAAAATTTATCCAAAAATCATGACACATCAATACACAATACTTGCATAAGAGCAACTCAAGTTTAAtctacatttatatatatatatatatatatatatagcttactatatattaattaaatattatgtagTTGTAGTACATAAtgtttacttatatttaagattaaaaaattactgaaaataacatttataataagtaATATTTACTTACTCACAATTACCTCATTCATTCTATACTCTGGAATACAGTGAGGTATTCTTGATATAGTagttatgaaaatgaaatggtAATTAAGTAATTAACTGTTATCTTTTCCCCTGATATCAACCAACACACGAAAAGCACATACATGTCACAGGCTTTTGATTGCCGTGGATTTGTTAACCTTCACCTGCCCTTACTTAATTCTTCAATCTGACTAATATCCACCAAAACTTCCATTAATCACCTTGAATTAACTACTATTATGGCATATTCCACACCCTCTCACCAAACCATACACATTAATcatttatatactattttgatTAAACCAATATtgagtcaaaaataaaaatttaaaccaaTATCAAacttatcttttattaattcCCTCACTCAACCACTCATTTCCaacaaataacatattataCACTCATGAAAAG contains:
- the LOC101514397 gene encoding uncharacterized protein, producing MDLWIVAAFAGAGCLAKYFTRLSKIASNYLSCEGSSFKNQALKDEIGNHVSSLDRIRALDVCNNKGLRCLRDCNESDAFSYASNFNRIEDGDHQSTQHDTTFLFSLGISFGIITSILANRREMGKLRELLKQTENLVQDLQVELEMKDSMTVKELCSENYGLQDTCAHSFCDNKELNVLPPENHTENCPIIGCKDSYEEENSESMRKIEAELEVELERLGLNMNESSPERTLPELLELGPDFVADFSRDELQADTINRKDFIRPKLNVDASETMISPRNYVVSSHELSLRLHEVIQYRLEERVHELEVALQNSHKKLHLMESEEESCSQKYSPSLGHVTMNLSCESLCACNDTYEELIKIDDLQGNSPLDMHNTAQNVDSVSYCGAKIPNLFHVQ